In Spinacia oleracea cultivar Varoflay chromosome 5, BTI_SOV_V1, whole genome shotgun sequence, a single window of DNA contains:
- the LOC110787274 gene encoding uncharacterized protein: MLFDQFGLLIVDVFSLLVLIKETEMDQGFLVMLSNLLHLQNHLDPSSSVFSSDATSLSSSSTSSVSSLLTSSSAAPLLFFTIASVLSFVAASRPSSSSSPTSSSRSPSRSRSSSPSDHSLSAFRALSTELIWSMDPPVRDAQWRSSYGLSYPVFTTVVDKLKPYIAQCNLSLPPDYAVAMVLSRLSHGLSAKTLAKRHSLDPYLVSKITNMVTRLLSTKLYPEFIKIPAGRRRLHETTQAFEELTSLPNLCGAIDSTPVKLRRLPTDVSDPSSYHCRYGYPAIQLQVVADHKKIFWDVCVKAPGSVDDATHFRDSVLYNKLMSGDVVWDKVVNVRGHPVRPYIVGDWCFPLLSFLLTPFSGTGRGTPAQNTFNAALMKARLASVEAVGLLKGRWRILQDLNVGLHHAPQTIVACCVLHNLCQIAREPEPELFKEPEENGSLPRVLESERSFYYYGENLRQTLADDLQQRLSSR; this comes from the coding sequence ATGCTATTTGATCAGTTTGGATTGTTGATCGTGGACGTGTTTAGTTTACTTGTCCTCATTAAGGAGACGGAGATGGATCAAGGGTTTCTAGTGATGCTATCGAATCTGCTTCACTTGCAGAACCACTTGGATCCCTCCTCCTCTGTTTTCTCTTCTGATGCCACCTCTTTATCAAGCTCATCCACATCCTCTGTTTCATCTCTCCTTACCTCCTCCTCTGCGGCCCCACTTCTCTTCTTCACAATTGCCTCAGTTCTCTCCTTTGTTGCCGCTTCTCGGCCatcctcttcttcctctcctACCTCCTCCTCCCGCTCTCCATCTCGTTCTCGGTCTTCTTCCCCTTCTGACCACTCCCTCTCTGCCTTCAGAGCCCTATCTACTGAGCTCATATGGTCCATGGACCCACCTGTCCGTGATGCACAGTGGCGCTCTTCCTATGGCCTCTCCTACCCTGTCTTTACTACTGTTGTAGATAAACTCAAGCCTTACATAGCTCAGTGCAACCTCTCACTTCCACCTGATTATGCTGTTGCCATGGTTCTATCTCGCCTGTCTCACGGTCTCTCTGCTAAAACCCTTGCCAAACGCCACTCCTTAGACCCTTACCTTGTTTCCAAGATCACCAACATGGTCACCCGTCTTCTCTCTACTAAGCTTTACCCTGAATTCATTAAAATCCCTGCTGGCCGTCGACGCCTCCATGAGACTACACAGGCTTTTGAAGAGCTTACCTCCCTTCCTAACTTGTGCGGTGCCATTGATTCAACCCCTGTCAAACTCCGTCGCCTTCCTACTGATGTTAGTGATCCGTCATCTTACCATTGCCGATATGGGTACCCTGCTATACAGCTCCAGGTGGTAGCCGACCATAAGAAGATATTTTGGGATGTTTGTGTCAAGGCCCCGGGAAGTGTTGATGATGCCACTCATTTCAGGGATAGTGTTCTCTACAATAAGCTCATGTCAGGTGACGTTGTCTGGGATAAAGTAGTGAATGTGAGGGGACATCCTGTTAGGCCCTACATTGTTGGGGATTGGTGTTTCCCGTTGCTGTCGTTCCTTCTGACCCCTTTCTCTGGTACTGGTAGAGGCACCCCTGCTCAGAATACATTCAATGCTGCTCTGATGAAGGCAAGGTTAGCCTCAGTGGAGGCCGTAGGACTTCTCAAAGGGAGATGGAGAATTTTGCAGGATCTTAATGTAGGTCTCCATCATGCTCCTCAAACGATTGTCGCCTGCTGTGTGTTGCATAATTTGTGTCAGATTGCAAGAGAACCCGAGCCCGAACTTTTTAAGGAGCCCGAAGAAAATGGGTCTCTTCCTAGGGTCTTGGAAAGTGAGAGGTCATTTTATTATTATGGTGAGAATTTAAGGCAGACATTGGCTGATGATCTTCAGCAACGACTGTCGTCTAGATGA